One uncultured Gellertiella sp. genomic window carries:
- a CDS encoding LacI family transcriptional regulator, with translation MLKPDRKLGGEMPTIKTLAEMTGFSIATVSKALRESPVVAPATRQAIFRAAEEVGYRANHRGLALRTGKTFQIAVLMPLTAASGYEWDGVEYTQILSGISQGIEGSGYRISAHIINDAADGAAMAEQIAGLRLADGLIFSGILADDPRINLLAGSDFPFVTLGRCRRDIQYAHVDVDNEWAAHAAVERLIAGGHRRIALVNPARRFSYSQDRIDGFERAFAEAGLAPSPDLVVEGDLSTRYGKESAETLLQRADPPTGFVCVNESTALGVLAGVAGRGLQVGRDVDVIAYDDINVSAYFNPPVTTLYQPIEVLGRRLGQFLLRRIAGEPAGDLREMFRPVLLPRQGDDRGASIT, from the coding sequence ATGTTGAAACCGGACAGGAAACTTGGCGGGGAGATGCCGACGATCAAGACGCTCGCAGAAATGACGGGTTTCTCGATTGCGACGGTTTCCAAGGCGCTGCGCGAATCCCCCGTGGTGGCGCCTGCGACCAGGCAGGCCATCTTCAGGGCGGCGGAAGAGGTGGGCTACAGGGCCAACCATCGCGGTCTGGCGCTGCGCACCGGCAAGACCTTCCAGATCGCCGTGCTGATGCCGCTGACGGCGGCTTCGGGCTATGAGTGGGACGGGGTGGAATATACCCAGATCCTCTCCGGCATCAGCCAGGGGATCGAGGGGAGCGGCTATCGCATTTCGGCCCATATCATCAACGATGCGGCAGACGGGGCCGCGATGGCCGAGCAGATCGCCGGTCTGCGGCTCGCCGACGGGCTGATCTTTTCCGGTATTCTTGCCGATGACCCCCGCATCAACCTGCTGGCAGGCAGCGATTTTCCCTTCGTCACGCTCGGCCGCTGCCGCCGCGATATTCAGTATGCCCATGTCGATGTCGACAATGAATGGGCCGCCCATGCCGCCGTCGAAAGGTTGATTGCGGGAGGCCACCGGCGCATCGCTCTGGTCAATCCCGCCCGGCGTTTTTCCTATTCGCAGGACCGTATCGACGGGTTCGAGCGCGCCTTTGCCGAGGCGGGCCTGGCACCTTCCCCGGATCTGGTCGTCGAGGGGGATCTTTCGACCCGGTATGGCAAGGAAAGTGCCGAAACGCTGCTCCAGCGTGCCGATCCACCGACCGGTTTCGTCTGCGTGAACGAATCCACCGCGCTCGGCGTGCTGGCGGGTGTGGCGGGCAGGGGATTGCAGGTCGGTCGCGATGTCGATGTCATTGCCTATGACGACATCAATGTCAGCGCCTATTTCAATCCGCCGGTCACCACGCTCTACCAGCCGATCGAGGTTCTGGGCCGCAGGCTCGGCCAGTTCCTGCTGCGCCGGATTGCAGGCGAGCCCGCAGGTGATTTGCGCGAAATGTTCCGCCCCGTGCTCCTGCCCCGGCAGGGCGATGACCGGGGTGCATCCATCACATGA
- a CDS encoding amino acid permease produces the protein MSETVSSPAAAKVSLLRVLGPAHVWALGVGIVLVGEFTGWNFSADKGGSLAALIVCWVIGLLYTSVAMIDSEVTSTVAAAGGQYAQAKHIVGPLMAFNVALYLVFAYTMLEVSDSILVGDLFVSRAGEAGLNHNGFVVFTIVLLAWLNYRGVLMTLNVNFIITALAYASILILFFSVEPWSQGAVLKLGDLITPDNALPYGWIGVIASFQFGIWYYLGIEGTTQAAEEVRSPARSLPYGTMAGMITLLIAAALTWYVCASLLPWEYLGFTYFPLADAAKVTGSPTLEFLLFWGTVLSGVASANGCINDAARAWFSLGRDRYLPTWFSAVHPNYRTPYRSILFLLPIALAFAFVSDLNQAITFSILSGVLQYTFMSINIMMFRKKWPLGSIRRGYTHPFHPLPAIVLFLLCAITYFAIFLGFGSQLTAMVVFYLVVSVWFHFYRYKYVRRGDQFSMPWPKPQGY, from the coding sequence ATGTCTGAAACAGTCAGTTCTCCCGCCGCCGCCAAGGTCTCGCTGCTGCGCGTTCTCGGGCCTGCCCATGTCTGGGCGCTCGGGGTCGGCATCGTTCTCGTCGGCGAGTTCACCGGCTGGAATTTTTCCGCCGACAAGGGCGGCTCGCTCGCCGCCCTGATCGTCTGCTGGGTGATCGGCCTTCTCTACACCTCGGTCGCGATGATCGATTCCGAAGTCACCTCGACGGTTGCCGCCGCCGGGGGCCAGTATGCCCAGGCCAAGCACATCGTCGGCCCGCTGATGGCCTTCAATGTCGCGCTCTATCTGGTGTTTGCCTATACGATGCTCGAAGTCTCGGACTCGATCCTCGTCGGAGATCTCTTCGTCAGCCGTGCCGGCGAGGCGGGGCTGAACCACAACGGCTTCGTGGTCTTCACCATCGTGCTGCTTGCCTGGCTCAACTATCGCGGCGTGCTGATGACGCTGAATGTCAACTTCATCATCACCGCCCTCGCCTATGCCTCGATCCTCATCCTGTTCTTCTCGGTGGAGCCGTGGAGCCAGGGGGCGGTGCTGAAGCTTGGAGACCTCATCACGCCGGACAATGCCCTGCCCTACGGATGGATCGGGGTGATTGCCTCCTTCCAGTTCGGCATCTGGTATTATCTCGGCATCGAGGGCACGACGCAGGCGGCGGAAGAAGTGCGCTCGCCGGCAAGGTCGCTACCCTATGGCACCATGGCCGGGATGATCACGCTTTTGATTGCGGCCGCCCTCACCTGGTATGTCTGCGCCTCGCTGCTGCCCTGGGAATATCTGGGTTTCACCTATTTCCCGCTCGCCGACGCTGCCAAGGTCACCGGCTCCCCGACGCTCGAATTCCTGCTGTTCTGGGGAACCGTCCTGTCGGGCGTCGCCTCTGCCAATGGCTGCATCAACGATGCGGCCCGCGCCTGGTTCTCGCTGGGCCGCGACCGCTACCTGCCGACCTGGTTCTCGGCGGTGCATCCGAACTACCGCACGCCCTACCGCTCGATCCTGTTCCTGCTGCCGATCGCGCTGGCCTTCGCCTTCGTATCCGACCTCAATCAGGCGATCACCTTCTCGATCCTGTCGGGCGTGCTGCAATATACGTTCATGAGCATCAACATCATGATGTTCCGGAAGAAATGGCCGCTCGGATCGATCCGGCGCGGCTATACCCACCCCTTCCATCCGCTGCCGGCCATCGTGCTGTTCCTGCTCTGCGCCATCACCTATTTCGCGATCTTCCTCGGCTTCGGCTCGCAGCTGACCGCGATGGTGGTGTTCTACCTGGTCGTCTCGGTCTGGTTCCACTTCTACCGCTACAAATATGTGCGGCGCGGTGACCAGTTCTCGATGCCCTGGCCGAAACCGCAGGGTTACTGA
- a CDS encoding amidase, producing MTDRSAPRSIRQLSVLLQSGALDPVDLARSTLAAIKGHADQSIFLELTEERALVEAQAARIRIREGRSLGPLDGIPLAWKDLFDIEGMATPAGSKILKTAASAARDADVVAALARAGMVSVGRVNMSEFAFSGLGINPHFGTPENPRSTDGHRLPGGSSSGSAVAVAAGLVPVSMGTDTGGSVRIPAAFNGIVGYKATRGRYSMRGVFPLATSLDSLGPLTRTVGDAVLVDAALRGEVTSGIRAADLAGQVIFVPETVVFDGIEPEVLASFERGLARLEKAGARIRRMAVPAFSAIFALMAEHGPLVTAEAYALHRERLQGEAARAMDPRVVARCRLGEKTSMPAYIAILAARQQMIAEMAALVGPDGLLAYPTLPHVAPKVAPLLEDDEAFFRMNGLTLRNTLIGNFLDWCGVSLPSGTGAAGMPVGLLLSGLPHQDERLLSVSLTAERLLEGL from the coding sequence ATGACCGACAGGTCCGCCCCCCGCTCGATCCGCCAGCTTTCGGTGCTCCTGCAGTCCGGAGCGCTGGATCCGGTCGATCTCGCCCGCTCCACGCTCGCGGCAATCAAGGGCCATGCCGACCAGTCGATCTTTCTCGAACTGACGGAAGAGCGGGCGCTCGTGGAGGCGCAAGCCGCCCGCATTCGCATCCGCGAGGGCCGGTCGCTCGGGCCTCTGGATGGGATTCCGCTTGCCTGGAAGGACCTTTTCGACATCGAGGGCATGGCAACGCCTGCGGGATCGAAAATCCTGAAGACGGCCGCGTCTGCGGCCCGCGATGCGGATGTGGTCGCAGCCCTTGCCCGGGCCGGCATGGTGTCGGTGGGCCGGGTCAACATGAGCGAATTTGCCTTTTCCGGGCTCGGGATCAACCCGCATTTCGGCACGCCCGAAAATCCCCGGTCGACGGACGGGCACCGCCTGCCGGGCGGCTCTTCCTCGGGATCGGCGGTGGCGGTTGCCGCCGGGCTTGTGCCGGTGTCGATGGGCACCGATACCGGCGGATCGGTGCGCATTCCGGCGGCTTTCAACGGCATTGTCGGCTACAAGGCAACGCGCGGCCGCTATTCCATGCGCGGCGTCTTCCCGCTCGCCACAAGCCTCGATTCACTCGGCCCGCTCACCCGCACGGTCGGCGATGCCGTGCTGGTCGATGCGGCGCTGCGCGGAGAGGTGACGTCCGGGATCCGCGCGGCAGATCTTGCCGGACAGGTGATCTTCGTGCCGGAAACGGTGGTTTTCGACGGGATCGAGCCGGAGGTACTGGCAAGTTTCGAGCGCGGTCTCGCCCGGCTGGAAAAGGCGGGGGCCCGCATCCGGCGCATGGCCGTTCCGGCCTTTTCGGCCATCTTTGCGCTGATGGCCGAGCATGGTCCGCTGGTGACGGCGGAAGCCTATGCGCTGCATCGCGAGCGGCTTCAGGGCGAGGCGGCCCGCGCGATGGACCCGCGTGTCGTGGCCCGCTGCCGGCTGGGGGAAAAGACCTCGATGCCCGCCTATATCGCCATTCTGGCCGCGCGCCAGCAGATGATCGCCGAGATGGCGGCACTTGTCGGGCCGGACGGATTGCTCGCCTACCCGACCTTGCCGCATGTGGCACCGAAGGTGGCACCGCTGCTTGAGGATGACGAGGCCTTCTTCAGGATGAATGGCCTGACGCTCCGCAACACGCTGATCGGCAATTTCCTCGACTGGTGCGGGGTGTCGCTGCCCTCGGGCACGGGGGCGGCGGGCATGCCCGTCGGGCTACTGCTTTCCGGCCTGCCGCATCAGGATGAACGTCTGCTGTCGGTGTCGCTGACCGCCGAGCGGCTGCTCGAAGGGCTTTGA
- a CDS encoding FAD-binding oxidoreductase: MRNGEISFWYRDIGGIPARRAALPGDRDADVCIIGAGYTGLWTAYYLKKADPSLNVIVVEREFAGFGGSGRNGGWLSGGFAWSREKYLSTGSRDGVRDMITAMAGTVNEVIRVAELEGIDADIVRTDEFTAATSPVQWQGLQSDFAAQKAWNVEAEDIHLIGRDEARARIRVNNLEGALITRGVARVQPAKLVRGLAEAVERLGVTIYEGTGVTGLEKGLVTTPFGTVRAPRIIRATEGFTAGLPGLSRSWLPLNSAQIITAPLSPDLWEEIGWKGYEVLGDGAHAYCYAQRTREGRIAMGGRGVPYRFGSKTDVNGQTQMETVRQLTEILHRHFPSVRHVPVEHAWCGVLGVPRDWCATVGLDPKTGIGWAGGYVGVGVSTSNLSGRTLADLVLNRKTELTALPWVNRQVRPWEPEPLRWLGVHAMYHLYHMADRAEARPGAGPSPLARFANALTGR, encoded by the coding sequence ATGCGCAACGGCGAGATTTCCTTCTGGTACCGCGATATCGGCGGCATTCCGGCGCGGCGTGCGGCACTTCCCGGAGATCGCGATGCGGATGTCTGCATCATCGGCGCCGGCTATACCGGGCTCTGGACTGCCTATTACCTGAAGAAGGCCGACCCCTCCCTGAACGTGATCGTCGTGGAGCGGGAATTTGCGGGCTTTGGCGGCTCCGGGCGCAATGGCGGCTGGCTGTCGGGCGGCTTTGCCTGGTCGCGGGAAAAATACCTCTCCACCGGCAGCCGCGATGGCGTGCGCGACATGATCACGGCCATGGCGGGGACCGTGAACGAGGTCATCCGTGTCGCCGAGCTAGAGGGCATCGACGCTGATATCGTGCGTACCGACGAATTCACCGCCGCCACCAGCCCGGTGCAATGGCAGGGCCTGCAATCGGATTTCGCGGCGCAGAAGGCCTGGAATGTCGAGGCGGAGGACATCCACCTGATCGGCCGCGACGAGGCGCGGGCCCGCATCCGGGTCAACAATCTCGAAGGCGCGCTGATCACCCGGGGCGTCGCCCGGGTGCAGCCTGCAAAGCTGGTGCGGGGTCTGGCCGAGGCCGTCGAACGGCTGGGCGTGACGATCTACGAAGGCACCGGGGTCACCGGGCTTGAAAAGGGGCTGGTGACCACCCCCTTCGGCACCGTCAGGGCACCTCGCATCATCCGCGCCACCGAAGGCTTTACCGCAGGCCTGCCCGGCCTGTCGCGCAGCTGGCTGCCGCTCAACAGCGCCCAGATCATCACCGCGCCGCTGTCGCCGGACCTGTGGGAGGAGATCGGCTGGAAGGGATATGAAGTGCTTGGCGATGGTGCGCATGCCTATTGCTACGCCCAGCGCACCCGCGAGGGCCGCATCGCCATGGGCGGGCGCGGCGTGCCCTACCGCTTCGGCTCGAAGACGGATGTCAACGGCCAGACCCAGATGGAAACCGTCCGGCAACTGACGGAGATCCTGCACCGGCATTTCCCCTCCGTCCGCCATGTGCCCGTCGAACATGCCTGGTGCGGCGTGCTCGGCGTGCCGCGCGACTGGTGCGCCACCGTCGGCCTCGATCCGAAGACCGGCATCGGCTGGGCGGGCGGCTATGTCGGCGTCGGCGTCTCGACCTCCAACCTCTCGGGCCGCACACTCGCCGATCTGGTGCTGAACCGCAAGACCGAGCTGACCGCCCTGCCCTGGGTCAACCGCCAGGTGCGCCCCTGGGAGCCGGAGCCGCTGCGCTGGCTCGGCGTCCACGCGATGTACCATCTCTACCATATGGCTGACCGGGCAGAAGCAAGGCCCGGCGCCGGCCCCTCGCCGCTTGCCCGTTTCGCCAATGCTCTGACCGGGCGCTGA
- a CDS encoding cupin domain-containing protein, which yields MIDFKAFAALAAIDPGTFEDKPTSIAGNQKEAAVELWVSEDKMTEIGVWECTPGTFTADRTKSAEFCHILSGSATLVNEDGSGEKTLRAGDLLVLPLGWKGKWTIHEQLKKTYVINYAAE from the coding sequence ATGATCGATTTCAAAGCCTTTGCCGCCCTCGCCGCGATTGATCCCGGCACCTTCGAAGACAAGCCGACCAGCATTGCCGGCAACCAGAAGGAAGCGGCCGTCGAACTCTGGGTGTCGGAAGACAAGATGACCGAAATCGGCGTCTGGGAATGCACCCCCGGCACCTTTACCGCCGACCGGACGAAATCCGCCGAATTCTGCCATATCCTGTCGGGCTCGGCGACGCTGGTCAACGAAGACGGATCGGGTGAAAAGACGCTGCGCGCCGGCGATCTGCTGGTGCTGCCGCTCGGCTGGAAGGGCAAGTGGACCATCCACGAGCAGCTGAAGAAGACCTATGTGATCAACTACGCCGCCGAGTGA
- a CDS encoding NAD(P)-dependent oxidoreductase — translation MTNVEQLKQQRAASLEATRNGPPERTTNSFFGVGPITDGAVDEADSRFIKFEFEHWLEQNYRKLDDRGRDLGPFTAAEIGRSMHRGYPADKFLLDMMREIHRYFEFPKSNKMAVGLGGGHSGFTACALHLITTNDPGQHVFVDTLRPESEAAKSSGFFRQSWGAQILEMMRYARNGDESRIHFASEEGIVPTAAELKAMGIKLFVGVGHETTGATTYSARDIEQLLAWIAMNPEEHHVVLDATSMLGAMPWGEKLVNEVITKCCMFMPFQKAIGGISGYYIISFTPAALALVEKNQKQPSWAIPRQLKIAAPVDPKMPLTGERTVNVGPIYDPEQNKMVGGVINTFSTLAFAETTFGLLRAERRIGTVSELNRRSVTNRDEVNRWVAAHPLFELGVASESHRGAAVTLLKVKDADITDAGVHARIVAYSKQILSYDGVTHANGAYEPGLDVARYINAFPGTPGDYRAWIGGIRPISDVTGLLDNLHYAYHRARIAVLEEELAKAGVTFEAAETNSGARRQDDPNRAYTVLVCDRVGLKFDGKGVPDHSEVKAYVEAKGGVFHESGLADGQALDKGKIHFFYVPDISTEAEIMAVSGNGQYDAVIAAATFLPKASVFRLGGVRIGAGTGNMGSASWGGGNGEGGEAALMNTPSFNSRATAQMAMKALLKVTPDLPVDRMHALTAAGKFDTGRNLREFPTEKLEGKSIAVFGYGNIGREVAKLASAFGMKVRIFARAHHKAWIESEGFTHAATREEAARGADVLSLHTGLGALSAETGKFANAGFIGDSVFAEVNPGAVLLNYDRGEGVDADALDRALASGKIRYAAIDADLFTHAETGATSGPMVPYLPLDKKYPGKLELLPHAAADTEHNSRVEGARQAVDQIFDLIQFKRVVNVKGDVPAGYTSGGAKTVAGIGAATGRDVANLAADKNALATARETAESLAAIWGAIASAQNEERQAMLIARYGESLLKALNTHKALMHSFGIEGPFKA, via the coding sequence ATGACGAATGTAGAACAGCTGAAGCAACAACGCGCCGCCTCGCTTGAGGCGACCCGCAACGGTCCGCCCGAACGCACGACCAACTCCTTCTTCGGCGTTGGTCCTATCACCGACGGGGCGGTCGATGAGGCCGACAGCCGGTTCATCAAGTTCGAATTCGAACACTGGCTTGAGCAGAACTACCGCAAGCTCGACGACAGGGGCCGTGATCTCGGCCCGTTCACCGCCGCCGAAATCGGCCGTTCCATGCATCGCGGCTATCCGGCGGACAAGTTCCTGCTCGACATGATGCGCGAGATCCACCGCTATTTCGAATTCCCGAAGTCGAACAAGATGGCTGTCGGCCTCGGCGGCGGCCATTCCGGCTTCACCGCCTGCGCCCTGCACCTGATCACCACCAATGATCCCGGCCAGCACGTTTTCGTCGATACCCTTCGCCCGGAATCGGAAGCTGCCAAGTCCTCCGGCTTCTTCCGCCAGTCCTGGGGCGCGCAGATCCTCGAGATGATGCGCTATGCCCGCAACGGCGATGAAAGCCGCATCCATTTCGCCAGCGAGGAAGGCATTGTGCCGACCGCTGCCGAACTGAAGGCAATGGGCATCAAGCTCTTCGTCGGCGTTGGCCACGAAACCACCGGTGCCACCACCTATTCGGCCCGCGACATCGAGCAGCTTCTCGCCTGGATCGCGATGAACCCGGAGGAGCACCATGTGGTGCTCGACGCCACCTCGATGCTCGGCGCCATGCCCTGGGGCGAAAAGCTGGTCAACGAAGTCATCACCAAATGCTGCATGTTCATGCCCTTCCAGAAGGCGATCGGCGGCATTTCGGGCTATTACATCATCTCGTTTACACCTGCCGCCCTGGCGCTGGTCGAAAAGAACCAGAAGCAGCCCTCCTGGGCCATCCCGCGCCAGCTGAAGATTGCCGCCCCCGTCGATCCGAAAATGCCGCTGACAGGTGAGCGCACCGTCAATGTCGGCCCGATCTACGATCCCGAGCAGAACAAGATGGTCGGCGGCGTCATCAACACCTTCTCGACGCTGGCCTTTGCCGAAACCACCTTCGGCCTGCTGCGCGCCGAACGGCGCATCGGCACCGTTTCCGAGCTGAACCGCCGCTCGGTCACCAACCGCGACGAGGTCAACCGCTGGGTTGCCGCCCATCCGCTGTTCGAACTCGGCGTGGCCAGCGAAAGCCATCGCGGCGCTGCCGTGACGCTGCTGAAGGTCAAGGATGCCGACATCACCGATGCAGGCGTTCATGCCCGCATCGTCGCCTATTCCAAGCAGATCCTGTCCTATGACGGCGTCACCCATGCCAATGGCGCCTATGAGCCGGGCCTCGACGTCGCGCGCTATATCAATGCCTTCCCCGGCACGCCCGGCGACTACCGCGCCTGGATCGGCGGCATCCGCCCGATCTCCGACGTGACCGGCCTGCTCGACAATCTGCACTACGCCTATCACCGCGCCAGGATCGCCGTGCTTGAGGAAGAACTGGCAAAGGCCGGCGTGACCTTCGAAGCCGCCGAGACCAATTCCGGTGCCCGTCGTCAGGACGACCCGAACCGCGCCTACACGGTGCTGGTCTGCGACCGCGTCGGCCTGAAATTCGATGGCAAGGGCGTGCCGGATCATTCCGAGGTCAAGGCCTATGTCGAGGCCAAGGGCGGCGTCTTCCATGAAAGCGGCCTTGCGGACGGCCAGGCGCTGGACAAGGGCAAGATCCACTTCTTCTACGTGCCCGACATCTCCACCGAAGCGGAAATCATGGCGGTTTCCGGCAATGGCCAGTATGACGCGGTGATTGCGGCGGCGACCTTCCTGCCGAAGGCCTCGGTCTTCAGGCTCGGCGGCGTGCGCATCGGCGCGGGCACCGGCAACATGGGATCTGCCTCCTGGGGCGGCGGCAATGGTGAAGGCGGCGAAGCCGCGCTGATGAACACGCCGAGCTTCAACAGCCGGGCCACCGCACAGATGGCGATGAAGGCGCTGCTGAAGGTTACCCCCGACCTGCCGGTCGACCGGATGCATGCGCTGACGGCGGCAGGCAAGTTCGACACAGGCCGCAACCTGCGCGAATTCCCGACCGAAAAGCTTGAAGGCAAGTCGATTGCCGTCTTCGGCTATGGCAATATCGGCCGCGAAGTGGCCAAGCTCGCCAGCGCCTTCGGCATGAAGGTCAGGATCTTCGCCCGCGCCCACCACAAGGCCTGGATCGAGAGCGAAGGCTTTACCCATGCCGCGACCAGGGAAGAGGCGGCGCGCGGGGCTGATGTCCTGTCGCTCCACACCGGCCTTGGCGCGCTCAGCGCCGAAACCGGCAAGTTCGCCAATGCCGGCTTCATCGGCGACAGCGTCTTTGCCGAGGTCAATCCGGGCGCTGTGCTGCTGAACTACGACCGCGGCGAAGGCGTGGATGCCGATGCACTCGACCGGGCACTGGCCTCCGGCAAGATCCGTTATGCCGCCATCGATGCCGATCTCTTCACCCATGCCGAGACCGGTGCCACCTCCGGCCCGATGGTGCCCTATCTGCCGCTCGACAAGAAATACCCGGGCAAGCTCGAACTGCTGCCGCATGCCGCCGCCGACACGGAACACAATTCCCGTGTCGAGGGGGCTCGCCAGGCCGTCGACCAGATCTTTGATCTGATCCAGTTCAAGCGGGTGGTGAACGTCAAGGGTGATGTGCCGGCAGGCTACACCTCGGGCGGTGCAAAGACGGTTGCAGGCATCGGTGCCGCGACGGGCCGCGACGTGGCAAATCTTGCCGCCGACAAGAACGCTCTTGCCACCGCCCGCGAAACGGCGGAAAGCCTTGCCGCGATCTGGGGAGCCATTGCCTCCGCCCAGAACGAGGAGCGCCAGGCCATGCTGATTGCCCGCTACGGCGAAAGCCTGCTGAAGGCACTCAACACCCACAAGGCGCTGATGCACAGCTTCGGCATCGAAGGCCCGTTCAAGGCCTGA
- a CDS encoding phage holin family protein, whose product MSDLLRLLTMVAGRTMPQEKPGPVTRLACTAAAGLFGLLALFCGLAGLWIWLVPEVGAAAAPLVVGGVFLLLSLIFLLFSRRRRIVTVPATSLRQQQQEMEAIFKEHKGALLLALFTAAFQSGTHRR is encoded by the coding sequence ATGTCCGATCTGCTTCGATTGCTGACCATGGTGGCAGGCAGGACCATGCCCCAGGAAAAGCCGGGGCCTGTCACCCGCCTTGCCTGTACGGCAGCAGCTGGATTGTTTGGTCTGCTGGCATTGTTCTGCGGGCTGGCTGGCCTGTGGATCTGGCTGGTGCCGGAGGTCGGGGCCGCCGCTGCACCTCTGGTGGTCGGCGGGGTGTTCCTGCTCCTCAGCCTGATCTTCCTGCTTTTCTCCCGCAGACGCCGGATCGTCACCGTCCCCGCCACGTCCCTGCGCCAGCAGCAGCAAGAGATGGAGGCGATCTTCAAGGAGCACAAGGGTGCCCTGCTTCTGGCGCTCTTTACCGCCGCATTCCAGAGCGGAACGCACCGGCGCTAA
- a CDS encoding response regulator, giving the protein MPLQEMQSRTGVQPRIWVLEAEGADRTRLANVIQRICERDIDPGGLSILVVGDGDDQQVRAGQASLPLPRGMVLVPATHGSRIEPGHVYLLPSGRLFVAKGGALHLSPRNSLPSPSPFAHLATSLAPLHGDNLHILRLCDSCDGIGPEIDALGTFGCHVHALDLLLQKPADRRVPAASLPHSDPLRHPPRSSAANGQVCSSHQLRQPLQSLTLLQSLLARRVTEPRTCELVHRLGETVQQLVTMLTQSSAPNRLPEPEATGPLPVPSMLRNDAAAVDDTVSMVFVIDDDHAIRIGMRDVLEAEGFVVRDFESCEAFLDIHSRHAQGCLLVDAYLPGMSGLELLQHLARHGPSLPAIMTTGSSDVPMAVKAMKTGARDFIEKPVAADDLVAVVRRALALARDSEEEMARRERAGQSLKILTRRQKQIMAMVLEGHPSKNIAADLGISQRTVENHRAAIMRKTGSRSLPALARLALSAPAGNF; this is encoded by the coding sequence ATGCCGCTTCAAGAGATGCAAAGCCGGACAGGGGTGCAGCCCCGGATCTGGGTACTGGAGGCCGAGGGTGCCGACCGCACCCGGCTAGCCAATGTGATCCAGCGGATCTGCGAGAGGGACATCGATCCCGGCGGCCTGTCGATCCTTGTCGTCGGCGATGGCGATGACCAGCAGGTTCGTGCCGGGCAAGCCTCGCTGCCGCTGCCGCGCGGCATGGTTCTGGTCCCGGCCACCCACGGTTCCCGGATAGAACCGGGGCATGTCTATCTGCTGCCATCCGGTCGGCTGTTTGTCGCAAAGGGCGGTGCGCTGCATCTCAGCCCGCGCAACAGCCTGCCATCACCCTCGCCCTTCGCCCATCTCGCGACGTCGCTGGCCCCTCTCCATGGCGACAACCTCCATATCCTTCGGCTTTGCGATTCCTGTGACGGGATCGGGCCGGAAATCGACGCGCTCGGCACCTTTGGCTGCCATGTGCACGCGCTTGACCTTCTCCTGCAAAAGCCCGCAGACAGACGGGTGCCGGCCGCAAGCCTGCCCCATTCCGATCCCCTGCGGCATCCGCCCCGGTCGTCGGCGGCCAACGGGCAGGTCTGCAGCAGCCATCAATTGCGCCAGCCGCTGCAATCGCTGACCCTTCTCCAGTCACTGCTTGCCCGTCGCGTAACGGAACCGCGAACCTGTGAACTCGTGCACAGGCTTGGCGAAACGGTCCAGCAACTGGTGACGATGCTGACCCAGTCTTCGGCCCCCAACCGCCTGCCGGAACCGGAAGCCACCGGGCCTCTCCCGGTCCCGTCGATGCTGCGGAACGACGCCGCCGCCGTTGACGACACGGTCTCGATGGTCTTCGTCATAGATGACGACCATGCCATCCGCATCGGCATGCGGGATGTGCTGGAGGCGGAGGGCTTCGTTGTCCGCGACTTCGAAAGCTGCGAGGCCTTTCTGGATATTCATTCCCGCCATGCGCAGGGCTGCCTGCTGGTCGATGCCTATCTGCCCGGCATGAGCGGGCTGGAACTGCTGCAGCATTTGGCGCGGCACGGCCCGTCTCTGCCCGCAATCATGACAACCGGCAGCAGCGATGTGCCGATGGCGGTCAAGGCGATGAAGACAGGGGCGCGGGATTTCATCGAAAAGCCTGTCGCGGCGGACGACCTTGTCGCCGTCGTCAGGAGGGCGCTCGCCCTTGCGCGCGACAGCGAAGAGGAAATGGCGCGGCGCGAAAGGGCAGGTCAGTCACTGAAAATCCTGACACGCCGCCAGAAACAGATCATGGCCATGGTGCTCGAGGGGCACCCGAGCAAGAACATCGCTGCCGATCTCGGCATCAGCCAGCGCACCGTGGAAAACCACCGCGCCGCGATCATGCGCAAGACCGGTTCGCGCTCGCTGCCGGCTCTGGCCCGGCTGGCCCTTTCGGCACCGGCAGGCAATTTCTGA
- a CDS encoding CsbD family protein produces MDKDRIKGAANQAAGAVRETAGKVVGDAKMTADGKMQKTRGKIQNAIGSVKDAARD; encoded by the coding sequence ATGGACAAGGATCGTATCAAGGGTGCTGCAAACCAGGCAGCCGGTGCCGTCAGGGAAACTGCCGGCAAGGTCGTCGGCGACGCCAAGATGACCGCCGATGGCAAGATGCAGAAGACCAGGGGCAAGATTCAGAACGCCATTGGCTCCGTCAAGGATGCGGCACGCGATTGA